In Dama dama isolate Ldn47 chromosome 9, ASM3311817v1, whole genome shotgun sequence, the following proteins share a genomic window:
- the LOC133061339 gene encoding putative olfactory receptor 2W6, which yields MGRDNDSYHQAFILVGFSDRPQLEIILFAFILIFYILTLVGNTAIIFLSVVDSRLHTPMYFFLGNLSFLDLCFTTSIVPQLLWNLWGPEKTITYHGCVAQLYIYMLLGSTECVLLAVMAYDRYVAVCQPLHYTVVMHPHLCLQLVTVAWCCGFLNSFVMCPQTMHLSRCGRREVDHFLCEMPALIAMSCEDTMLVEAFAFVLGVALLLVPLSLILISYGMITAAVLRIKSAAGRKKAFNTCSSHLTVVILFYGTIIYMYLQPANSYSQDQGKFLTLFYTIVTPSVNPLIYTLRNKDVKGAMRKILGWEKENKET from the coding sequence ATGGGAAGGGACAATGACAGCTACCATCAGGCATTCATCTTGGTGGGCTTTTCTGACCGACCTCAACTGGAAATAattctctttgcttttattttgatcTTCTACATCCTCACACTAGTGGGCAACACAGCCATCATTTTCTTGTCTGTGGTGGACTCCAGGCTCCACAcacccatgtacttctttcttgGGAACCTATCTTTCTTGGACCTCTGCTTTACAACGAGTATTGTTCCCCAGCTGCTGTGGAACCTTTGGGGTCCAGAGAAGACCATCACCTACCATGGCTGTGTGGCCCAACTCTATATCTATATGCTGTTGGGCTCAACTGAGTGTGTTCTCCTAGctgtcatggcctatgaccgctacgtgGCTGTCTGCCAGCCACTGCACTACACCGTGGTCATGCACCCACATCTCTGCCTGCAACTGGTGACTGTAGCCTGGTGCTGTGGCTTTCTAAACTCCTTTGTTATGTGTCCCCAGACGATGCACCTGTCCCGATGTGGGCGTCGCGAGGTGGACCACTTTCTGTGTGAGATGCCTGCTCTTATTGCCATGTCCTGTGAAGACACAATGCTGGTGGAAGCATTTGCCTTTGTCCTGGGGGTTGCTCTTCTCCTGGTACCCCTTTCTCTGATCCTCATCTCCTATGGCATGATCACTGCTGCTGTGCTGAGGATCAAGTCAGCAGCAGGGCGCAAGAAGGCTTTCAACACCTGCTCATCTCACCTAACAGTGGTCATTCTCTTCTATGGAACCATCATTTACATGTACCTGCAGCCAGCCAACAGCTACTCCCAAGATCAGGGCAAGTTCCTCACTCTCTTCTATACCATTGTCACTCCCAGTGTCAACCCCCTCATCTATACTTTAAGGAACAAAGATGTGAAAGGGGCAATGAGGAAAATCTTGGGGTGGGAGAAAGAGAATAAGGAAACCTAA